In Nocardia sp. NBC_01327, the genomic stretch CGCCGATCCGGCGCAGCAGCAGGTCCGCGGCGGTATTGTCGCTCACCGACATGGCGAAGAACGCCAGGTCACGCAGCGATAGCTCGATATCGTCCTGACAGCCCGCGGTACCCCATCCGCCCAGTCGATCCTCGGCGCGCACCAGCACCCGTTCGGTCGGATCCAGTTGCCCGGCCGCGCACTGCCGGCAGAATTCGAGCGCCAGCAGGATCTTGAAGATCGAGGCGATCACCACCTGGTCGCCGGCATCCACCGCGATCTCGCGACCGCTGTCGATATCGACGGCATGCAGCCACCCCCGGACCGGGATCGCCGCGAAGGTTTCTCGAATCCGTTCCGCTGCCGCCACCCGATCACGGTAGCCGCAGGCGCGACCGGTATCGGATGCCCTATCGTTGCCGGGTGGATTTGGCCCGGCACCTGCGCTACTTCCTGGTCGTCGCCGATGAGTTGCATTTCGGCCGGGCCGCCGAGCTGCTCGGGATGGCGCAGCCGCCGCTGAGCCAGTCGATTCAGCGACTCGAACGTGAGCTCGGGGTGCCGCTGTTCGACCGTTCGCACCGCCGGGTGGAACTCACCGTGGCGGGCAGCCTGCTGATCGACGAGGCGCGGCGAATGCTCGCCGCCGAGGAACGATTGCGCACTGTCATGCGCAAGGCGCGGGCGGGCGATCTCGGGACGCTGCGCGCCGGGGTGCCGCCGGATCTCTCCGCACCCGTGCTGCACGCGCTACTGAGCCGCATCGATGCCGAAATACCCGGTCTCACAGTGGATCTGCTGGAATTGACCACAGCGGAACAACTTCGGATGCTCGATACCTCGAGCCTGGATGTGGGGATGGTGGATCATCCGATCGGCCGTCCCGACCTGCAGCACGGCAGCGGCGTCGAACTGCCGCTGGGCGTCGTGCTGCCGCGCACCTCACCGCTGGCACGGTCGGCGGAGATCGAGCTCGCCGATCTGACCGGGCACGATCTGGTGCTCTTCCCGCGCGAAACCGCACCCGATTGGCACGATCTGCTGCTGGAGCGCTGCCGTGAGCACGGTTTCGCACCCGCTCGAATTCGGCACGCCCGGAATCCGGAATTTCTGCTCGGCCTGGTGCTGGCCGGGCATGGGGTAGCTCTCGATCAGGAATCTACCGCACGCCGTGAGCCCAGAGTGACATGGCGACCGCTCGCGGGCCGCCCATTGCGCCGTCACCTGTCCATGGTGTGGCCGAGCACCGGCACCCATCCGGCGGCTACTCGATTCGCCGAGCTGGCCACCCGGGTGGTCGCCGGGGATATGGCGCGCACCCCACTGGCCGCGCCGGGTGCGGCAGCTCCGTGGTCCGTCGTCTACACGCCGCACCTACGGAACTGATCACCACCGGTGATTCACTGCCGGCTGAACAGCCCCCGGCTGGTAGACCCCGACACCGGGTTGGAGCACGAACAACGCTGCGCGACAGGCACATCGCCGAGGACTTCCTCGACATGCTCGCCGCAGCCCTGGAAGGAGGGCTTACCGCAGCTCTGGCAGACGATCCGCTGACACACGCGATCTCCTATGACATTCGTTGGTGATTAATACCTAGACGGGGTATTGCCCGGAGGAGGGTATCAACGGCGCATGTCAGCGCTGTCACCCGTCACCGAGAAGTGCACGGATATCCCCGTCCCTGACTACCAGGGTAGCCTCCGCCCGCGCGGCGGCGGACAGCGCCCGACCGTCGGCGCGGCGCGGGCGCCTCCACCCCCGGACGGAGAGCGGGTGGGAATGAGACTCGCCGCCCCGGCCTCCGGGTGGTTCCGCGACCGTATTCCCCTGGTGCACCGTGGGATACATGATGCGGATCGGTACCGGCGTTCGGGTGGTGGCGGCACTCACCGGTGTGCTGCTGGTGACGGCGGGATGTGCGGCCACGGACGGGAACAAAGCGCAGGCTCTGGAGTGGGGATCGTGTCCACCGCCCGCCGCCTCCACGACCACCGCACCGGTCGTGGTGGACCCCGGTCAGCAGTGCGCGAAAATAACTGTGCCGGTGGATTATTCCCATCCGGGCGCAGACACGTTGGCGCTGACCGTTTCACGCCTGCGGACCAGCAAACCGGGCGAGCGCCTCGGGGATCTGATCATCGGTCAGGGCGGCCCTGGCGAACCCGGGCTGGACCTGCCCAGCGAGGGGCTCA encodes the following:
- a CDS encoding LysR family transcriptional regulator gives rise to the protein MDLARHLRYFLVVADELHFGRAAELLGMAQPPLSQSIQRLERELGVPLFDRSHRRVELTVAGSLLIDEARRMLAAEERLRTVMRKARAGDLGTLRAGVPPDLSAPVLHALLSRIDAEIPGLTVDLLELTTAEQLRMLDTSSLDVGMVDHPIGRPDLQHGSGVELPLGVVLPRTSPLARSAEIELADLTGHDLVLFPRETAPDWHDLLLERCREHGFAPARIRHARNPEFLLGLVLAGHGVALDQESTARREPRVTWRPLAGRPLRRHLSMVWPSTGTHPAATRFAELATRVVAGDMARTPLAAPGAAAPWSVVYTPHLRN